One region of Streptococcus parasanguinis genomic DNA includes:
- a CDS encoding CAP domain-containing protein codes for MGKKLGKSVFTTGVAATTVLSGMFHHKASAEEVKQNENAETNSTEVVEKPITVDELKQITAQKGQVVKDVHYQEQKVIDAQTEVKAAGQELEEKKAEVTDAENLIATTSDAQVQNAENDVKVAQAYVTIEENKVREAEAAHDQVVEAVRQQENQVTAQESLVDVAQNELNQAKAPISNDENVLNQALLEQSQVEQSIRESQNYLATLQASQQTGSDTVAQIENDIQLAQTRLTDLKAVIATKEAELAALEQAAANSPVQLSQATYEGYLQHLADNGNEAAASALALYKRGREEDGLTVGESGSLQANLRALEIADAINSYRRNAGLPELELDPYSLPASQVQLEYFKKANWHMFKYLPNENIAYGFSPAGAVDFWYNEKTAYQEVAAQYGLPTDETQIDANDIYMKIGAEAFAKVGHYLQMVDNKATALSVAYDPSNAMSEAAFLHSPVHSAVSTSALAYQLRQGAGATTTRSDVKAKSDEVANLKLDKANQESQIIILQGKLEDARHANSNVAVEMANVQKTIQNYKILLISKDHAVEKAKATLDVSRGRIEAAIQPKEAALQKAKDLLAAAREKLDLLKAEEAEKAQVVQEAHEGLKAAQERLVAAEKRLSDFKNAPELLVKAQSVLSAAVANLENKKEKLEAEFTTLQSYQSVVELLNSQYEDLASRMDPAILEAADMPMDIRSSNPTTFSDRPTVLPTTTNSPQVQAPKATPAPKQEAKVEEIKPKKENSQAVAGSDSSKYAVATTGVAVGLLAGLFGFKKKKQSSKND; via the coding sequence ATGGGAAAGAAATTAGGAAAATCGGTTTTCACGACGGGGGTGGCTGCGACAACGGTCCTATCTGGTATGTTTCATCACAAGGCTAGTGCGGAAGAGGTGAAGCAAAATGAAAATGCAGAAACCAACAGTACAGAAGTAGTCGAAAAACCAATTACAGTTGATGAGTTGAAGCAAATCACAGCTCAAAAAGGCCAAGTGGTGAAAGATGTCCACTACCAAGAGCAAAAAGTGATCGATGCTCAAACAGAAGTCAAGGCTGCTGGACAAGAACTGGAAGAAAAGAAAGCAGAAGTGACGGATGCGGAAAACCTCATCGCAACGACTTCGGATGCCCAAGTTCAGAATGCAGAAAATGACGTCAAGGTGGCTCAAGCCTATGTGACTATTGAAGAAAATAAGGTTCGAGAAGCAGAAGCTGCTCATGACCAAGTCGTAGAGGCTGTTCGTCAACAGGAAAATCAGGTTACTGCTCAGGAATCTTTGGTCGATGTAGCACAAAATGAATTGAACCAAGCCAAAGCACCGATTTCAAATGATGAGAATGTACTCAACCAGGCTTTGTTGGAGCAAAGTCAAGTCGAGCAAAGTATCCGAGAATCTCAGAATTACCTTGCGACCTTGCAAGCGAGTCAGCAAACCGGTTCAGATACAGTGGCTCAAATTGAGAACGACATTCAACTGGCTCAAACGCGTCTGACAGATTTGAAAGCGGTCATCGCCACCAAGGAAGCAGAATTGGCAGCCTTAGAACAAGCCGCAGCCAATAGCCCAGTTCAGTTAAGTCAAGCAACCTATGAAGGTTATTTGCAACACTTAGCCGACAATGGCAATGAAGCTGCAGCCAGCGCTTTAGCCCTCTACAAACGTGGTCGTGAAGAAGACGGCTTAACAGTTGGAGAGTCTGGATCTTTGCAAGCCAACCTTCGTGCTCTTGAAATCGCGGATGCCATCAATAGCTATCGTCGCAATGCCGGCTTGCCTGAATTGGAACTGGATCCTTATTCCCTTCCTGCCAGCCAAGTACAGTTGGAATACTTCAAAAAAGCCAACTGGCATATGTTTAAGTATTTGCCAAACGAGAACATTGCATATGGCTTCTCACCTGCTGGGGCGGTTGACTTTTGGTACAATGAAAAAACGGCTTATCAAGAAGTAGCGGCTCAATATGGTCTACCAACAGACGAAACTCAAATCGATGCCAATGATATCTATATGAAGATTGGTGCTGAGGCCTTTGCTAAGGTTGGTCACTATCTCCAAATGGTAGACAACAAAGCGACAGCTTTATCAGTCGCTTATGACCCTAGCAATGCTATGTCAGAAGCAGCTTTCTTACACAGTCCGGTCCATTCAGCAGTGTCAACCAGTGCACTCGCTTACCAATTGCGTCAGGGAGCTGGAGCTACGACGACAAGATCAGATGTGAAAGCAAAATCTGATGAGGTCGCTAATCTCAAGTTGGACAAGGCCAATCAAGAGTCTCAAATCATTATCTTGCAAGGCAAGTTAGAAGATGCCCGCCATGCTAATTCAAATGTGGCAGTAGAGATGGCCAATGTCCAAAAGACCATCCAAAATTACAAGATTCTTCTCATTAGCAAGGACCATGCGGTTGAAAAGGCGAAGGCGACTCTTGATGTATCTAGAGGTCGGATTGAAGCAGCTATCCAGCCAAAAGAAGCAGCCCTTCAAAAAGCCAAGGATTTGTTAGCGGCTGCGCGTGAGAAATTAGATCTTTTAAAAGCTGAAGAAGCAGAAAAAGCCCAAGTCGTTCAAGAAGCGCATGAGGGCTTGAAGGCGGCGCAAGAGCGCCTGGTTGCTGCTGAAAAACGTCTTTCTGACTTTAAAAATGCTCCAGAATTATTGGTCAAAGCCCAATCTGTTTTATCAGCTGCTGTGGCTAATTTAGAGAATAAAAAAGAAAAATTGGAAGCAGAATTCACAACCCTGCAATCTTATCAAAGTGTCGTGGAACTGTTGAATTCCCAATATGAAGATCTAGCGTCACGAATGGATCCAGCTATTTTAGAAGCAGCAGATATGCCAATGGATATCCGCTCAAGCAATCCAACAACTTTCTCGGATAGACCAACGGTTCTTCCAACAACTACCAATAGTCCACAAGTGCAAGCACCAAAAGCTACTCCAGCTCCAAAACAAGAAGCCAAAGTAGAAGAGATCAAACCTAAAAAAGAAAACAGCCAAGCTGTGGCTGGATCTGATTCCTCCAAATATGCAGTAGCAACAACAGGTGTTGCCGTTGGGTTACTTGCTGGATTGTTTGGTTTCAAGAAAAAGAAACAATCTTCAAAAAATGATTAA
- a CDS encoding DeoR/GlpR family DNA-binding transcription regulator: protein MLKSERKQFILEKVLKEKFVSLETLVQELGTSESTVRRDLDELEAESKLRRVHGGAESLHFLQEEESNKEKSIKNIQVKSKIAVKAAELIKDHDVIFIDAGTTNELLVQEIVNPTVTVVTNSIHHATKLVERNVPTVIIGGKVKSSTDASIGGIALNQIGQLNFDKAFLGMNGIDDEFYSTPDLEEGSVKRAIIENAKKTYILADDSKIGVTSFVKVAPIKRAMIITNQCEPQRLKVLKEKTEVIEV, encoded by the coding sequence ATGCTTAAGTCTGAACGAAAACAATTCATCCTCGAGAAGGTACTGAAGGAAAAGTTTGTTTCTTTAGAAACCCTTGTACAAGAGTTGGGAACGTCTGAATCAACGGTTCGACGTGACTTGGATGAATTAGAAGCTGAAAGTAAACTTCGCCGGGTTCACGGCGGTGCGGAAAGCCTGCATTTTCTTCAAGAGGAAGAAAGTAACAAAGAAAAATCTATCAAAAACATTCAAGTTAAGTCAAAAATCGCGGTAAAAGCGGCGGAATTGATCAAAGATCATGACGTGATCTTTATCGATGCTGGGACGACCAATGAACTTTTGGTACAAGAAATTGTCAATCCAACGGTAACCGTGGTGACCAACTCGATTCACCATGCGACCAAGTTGGTCGAGCGAAATGTTCCAACGGTCATCATCGGTGGGAAGGTAAAATCTTCTACAGATGCTAGTATCGGAGGGATTGCGCTCAATCAGATCGGTCAGTTGAATTTTGACAAGGCCTTTCTTGGAATGAATGGAATCGATGATGAATTTTACAGCACTCCAGACCTGGAAGAAGGATCTGTCAAGCGTGCGATTATCGAAAATGCGAAAAAAACCTATATCCTAGCGGATGATTCGAAAATTGGGGTGACATCCTTTGTCAAAGTGGCTCCTATCAAGCGAGCCATGATTATCACCAATCAATGTGAACCGCAACGATTAAAGGTTTTAAAAGAAAAAACGGAGGTTATAGAGGTTTGA
- a CDS encoding YkgJ family cysteine cluster protein gives MTQEIDIEKYHQLALQKQKEHRKVLANLKKKPPKNLDKIAQEIHDEVFQEIDCTACANCCKTLGPDFKEADITRIAKYFKMKLPAFEAEFLQVDEDGDKVFKSMPCPFLGGDNLCSIYDVRPKACREFPHTDRKKIYQINHLTIKNTLTCPAAYLFVEKLKDRL, from the coding sequence ATGACACAGGAAATTGATATTGAAAAATACCATCAGTTAGCTCTCCAAAAGCAAAAGGAGCACCGCAAGGTATTGGCGAATCTCAAGAAGAAACCACCTAAGAATTTAGATAAAATAGCGCAAGAAATCCACGATGAAGTTTTCCAAGAAATCGACTGTACGGCTTGTGCCAATTGCTGCAAGACCTTAGGGCCCGATTTTAAGGAAGCGGATATCACGCGGATTGCCAAGTATTTCAAGATGAAACTTCCTGCCTTTGAGGCAGAATTTCTTCAAGTTGACGAAGATGGGGACAAGGTTTTTAAATCCATGCCTTGCCCCTTTCTTGGTGGGGACAATCTCTGTTCCATTTATGATGTACGCCCAAAAGCTTGTCGGGAATTCCCTCACACAGATCGCAAGAAGATTTATCAGATTAACCATCTGACCATCAAGAATACCCTCACTTGCCCAGCGGCTTATTTATTTGTAGAAAAATTGAAGGATCGTTTGTAA
- a CDS encoding LexA family transcriptional regulator, with the protein MARGRGKASPQDKEALRIISEKIRELLKEQGKKQIELSRITGIPASTLTGYVKGTSLPVPENLEKIAAFFQVAVADIDPRLRNDFVVIDSEIERLYKQLDEGNQENLLSYGKSLLTHQKERQKIEKQYHSYSVYDSFAAYQNQKQADIVWFDQKISYDLAFWIHTDSLEPKYEKGAVVLIKQTYYDQAGAIYAIDFDGQTLIKRVFREANGIRLVSLNKKYSDQIIPLDEEPGVIGKVIDGFVPLDLEEIK; encoded by the coding sequence TTGGCCAGAGGTCGTGGAAAAGCAAGCCCTCAAGACAAAGAGGCATTACGGATTATATCGGAAAAAATCAGAGAATTACTGAAAGAACAAGGAAAAAAGCAGATCGAATTATCTCGTATTACTGGAATCCCTGCAAGTACCCTGACTGGATATGTAAAAGGAACTTCTCTTCCCGTTCCTGAAAATTTAGAGAAGATTGCAGCCTTTTTCCAAGTAGCAGTTGCTGATATTGACCCACGATTACGCAATGATTTTGTAGTCATTGATTCAGAGATTGAACGATTGTATAAACAGCTCGATGAAGGAAATCAAGAAAATCTTCTTTCTTACGGAAAGAGTCTCTTGACCCATCAGAAAGAAAGACAGAAAATTGAAAAGCAATACCACTCTTATTCTGTCTATGATTCTTTTGCAGCTTATCAAAATCAGAAACAAGCGGATATCGTCTGGTTTGATCAAAAGATTTCTTACGATTTGGCTTTTTGGATTCATACGGATTCCCTCGAGCCTAAATACGAAAAAGGGGCTGTTGTGTTAATCAAGCAAACCTATTATGATCAGGCAGGGGCTATTTATGCCATTGATTTTGATGGACAAACTTTGATCAAACGTGTCTTTCGTGAGGCCAACGGTATTCGACTGGTTTCCCTCAATAAGAAATATAGTGATCAAATCATTCCACTAGATGAGGAACCTGGTGTGATTGGAAAAGTGATTGATGGCTTTGTGCCTCTTGATTTGGAGGAAATCAAATGA
- the kphA gene encoding RNA-binding protein KphA: protein MDTIENLIIAIVKPLISQPDALTIKIEDTPEFLEYHLDLDPSDVGRVIGRKGRTISAIRTIVYSVPTEDKKVRIVIDEK from the coding sequence ATGGATACGATTGAAAATCTCATTATTGCAATTGTGAAACCCTTGATTTCACAACCGGATGCTTTAACCATCAAGATCGAAGATACTCCTGAATTTTTGGAGTACCATCTTGACCTTGATCCTAGCGATGTTGGTCGTGTAATCGGTCGAAAAGGTCGCACCATTTCTGCGATAAGAACGATTGTCTACTCTGTCCCAACTGAAGATAAAAAAGTAAGAATCGTTATTGACGAAAAATAA
- the rimM gene encoding ribosome maturation factor RimM (Essential for efficient processing of 16S rRNA) gives MNYFNVGKIVNTQGLQGEMRVLSVTDFAEERFKKGAELALFDEKDRFVQTVTIASHRKHKNFDIIKFKDMYHINAIEKFKGFSLKVAEEDLTDLEDGEFYYHEIIGLDVYENDQLIGQIKEILQPGANDVWVVKRKGKRDLLLPYIPPVVLNIDIPGNRVDVDILEGLDDED, from the coding sequence ATGAATTACTTTAATGTCGGGAAAATTGTCAATACGCAAGGTCTGCAAGGAGAAATGCGGGTCTTGTCTGTGACAGACTTTGCGGAAGAGCGTTTTAAAAAAGGAGCAGAGTTGGCTCTCTTTGATGAGAAGGATCGTTTTGTCCAAACAGTGACCATTGCCAGTCACCGCAAGCACAAGAACTTCGATATTATCAAGTTTAAGGATATGTACCATATCAATGCCATCGAAAAATTCAAGGGTTTTAGCCTCAAGGTTGCAGAAGAAGATTTGACGGATTTGGAAGATGGCGAGTTTTATTACCATGAGATTATCGGCCTTGATGTTTACGAAAATGACCAGCTAATCGGTCAGATTAAGGAAATCCTGCAACCAGGTGCCAATGATGTCTGGGTCGTGAAACGCAAAGGCAAACGCGACCTACTATTGCCTTATATCCCACCAGTAGTCTTGAATATTGATATCCCAGGAAATCGGGTGGATGTTGACATCTTAGAAGGATTAGACGATGAAGATTGA
- a CDS encoding GNAT family N-acetyltransferase, with the protein MIRTVQVKDAGQIRDLCHQALGYDSTLEKVAAQIDKFNSPDSGHFCFVYEEDQTGNILGYVEAEVYESLYSDAGLNILGLAVFPSAQGRGIGRQLMERVEDLAKSKHYAFIRLNSASHRKEAHVFYERIGYEGDKTQKRFLKIMN; encoded by the coding sequence ATGATTCGTACTGTTCAAGTCAAAGATGCAGGTCAAATTAGAGATTTATGTCACCAAGCATTGGGGTATGATTCGACCCTTGAGAAAGTGGCAGCTCAGATCGATAAATTTAATTCGCCAGATTCGGGTCATTTTTGCTTTGTTTATGAAGAGGACCAAACAGGAAATATTCTTGGTTATGTCGAAGCGGAAGTCTATGAAAGCCTCTATAGTGATGCTGGTTTAAATATTTTGGGTCTAGCGGTTTTTCCATCTGCTCAAGGACGTGGGATTGGTCGCCAATTGATGGAGCGAGTTGAAGATCTTGCCAAAAGCAAGCATTATGCTTTTATCCGTTTAAATTCTGCCTCTCATCGAAAAGAAGCTCATGTCTTTTACGAACGAATAGGTTATGAGGGAGATAAAACGCAGAAGCGATTTTTGAAAATAATGAATTAA
- a CDS encoding YjjG family noncanonical pyrimidine nucleotidase: protein MAYTFLLFDLDHTLLDFESAEETALTQMLEDMNFSDIQAFKDYYKPMNQGLWKDLEQKKLTKQELVDSRFEIGFAHFGITVDGAEMALRYQDYISLQGQSFPGAEDLLARLEKAGYQLYGATNGVTAIQEGRLAHSTIASYFREVFISEQLHTQKPEPAFFDKVGQLIPGFSKEETLMIGDSLTADITGGNAAGIDTVWYNPDHKANTSQAVPTYTVSNYQEIADLLIK from the coding sequence ATGGCATATACATTTTTACTTTTTGATTTGGACCATACTTTGTTGGACTTTGAATCTGCTGAAGAAACAGCCTTGACGCAGATGTTAGAAGACATGAATTTTTCAGATATACAGGCCTTTAAGGATTACTACAAACCCATGAACCAAGGGCTTTGGAAGGATTTGGAACAAAAGAAATTGACCAAGCAAGAGCTCGTGGATAGTCGGTTTGAGATTGGGTTTGCCCACTTTGGGATCACGGTTGATGGGGCTGAGATGGCTCTTCGCTACCAAGATTATATCAGTCTTCAAGGGCAGTCTTTCCCAGGTGCGGAGGACTTACTGGCCCGACTTGAAAAAGCGGGTTACCAGCTCTATGGTGCAACGAATGGAGTGACTGCCATTCAAGAAGGACGCTTGGCTCATTCTACAATTGCTTCTTATTTCAGAGAGGTCTTTATCTCTGAGCAGCTTCATACTCAGAAACCAGAACCTGCATTTTTTGACAAAGTTGGCCAACTGATTCCAGGTTTCAGCAAGGAAGAGACCCTTATGATCGGAGATTCTTTGACGGCGGATATCACAGGAGGAAATGCTGCGGGGATTGATACTGTCTGGTATAATCCTGATCACAAGGCAAATACCAGCCAAGCAGTGCCGACTTATACCGTTAGCAACTATCAAGAAATCGCCGATCTACTGATAAAATAA
- a CDS encoding Cof-type HAD-IIB family hydrolase: MIKLIAIDLDGTLLHEDKTLSKGNIEALHRAHEAGYDIVICTGRPLAGVRPIFEEIGLPDGNYYMIINNGCTTLSTKNWEIIGKEELSLEDMHRLHVLTEDTDVQLTLFDMDHYLVVAPEASELVTMDAGIVNSKPTPVSEEDLPNLVPIFQAMYVGDPSAIDDFQAQNEAALEADFNTVRSQDILFEILPKGASKASALQALSQTLGYRRDQVMALGDANNDLEMLRFAGYSVAMGNGNAAVKEIADFITLTNDEDGVAHAIHKLIETEKGE; the protein is encoded by the coding sequence ATGATTAAATTAATTGCGATTGACTTGGATGGAACTCTTTTGCATGAGGATAAGACTCTCTCTAAAGGCAATATTGAAGCTCTTCACCGGGCCCATGAAGCCGGCTATGACATTGTGATCTGTACTGGTCGCCCCTTAGCGGGGGTCCGTCCTATCTTTGAAGAGATTGGTCTTCCAGATGGTAACTACTATATGATTATCAATAACGGGTGTACAACCTTGTCGACTAAGAATTGGGAAATCATTGGCAAGGAAGAGTTGAGCCTTGAGGATATGCACCGCTTGCATGTTTTGACGGAAGATACAGATGTCCAGCTAACCTTATTTGACATGGATCACTACTTAGTAGTCGCACCTGAAGCCAGTGAACTTGTCACGATGGATGCGGGTATTGTTAATAGTAAACCGACACCTGTCTCTGAAGAGGATCTGCCCAACCTTGTTCCTATTTTTCAAGCCATGTATGTAGGAGATCCTTCTGCTATCGATGACTTCCAAGCTCAGAACGAGGCTGCATTAGAGGCCGATTTTAACACTGTTCGTTCACAGGATATCCTGTTTGAAATCCTGCCAAAAGGCGCGAGCAAGGCTTCTGCTCTTCAAGCATTAAGCCAAACATTAGGCTACAGGAGAGACCAGGTCATGGCTCTTGGAGATGCCAATAATGACCTTGAAATGCTACGTTTTGCTGGTTACAGCGTCGCTATGGGAAATGGCAATGCTGCTGTCAAGGAAATCGCAGACTTCATCACCCTGACCAATGATGAGGATGGCGTGGCCCATGCTATTCACAAATTAATTGAAACTGAAAAAGGAGAATGA
- the trmD gene encoding tRNA (guanosine(37)-N1)-methyltransferase TrmD — translation MKIDILTLFPEMFSPLEHSIVGKAREKGLLEINYHNFRENAEKARHVDDEPYGGGQGMLLRAQPIFDAFDAIEKKNPRVILLDPAGRTFDQAYAEELAQEEELIFICGHYEGYDERIKTLVTDEISLGDYVLTGGELAAMTMIDATVRLIPEVIGKESSHQDDSFSSGLLEYPQYTRPYEYRGMTVPDVLMSGHHENIRQWRLYQSLKKTLERRPDLLENYELTAEEEKLLEQIKQED, via the coding sequence ATGAAGATTGATATTTTAACCCTCTTTCCAGAGATGTTTTCGCCTTTGGAGCACTCGATTGTCGGGAAGGCGCGTGAAAAGGGACTTCTCGAGATCAACTACCATAATTTCCGTGAAAATGCTGAGAAGGCGCGGCACGTCGATGATGAGCCCTATGGTGGCGGCCAAGGGATGCTCTTACGTGCGCAGCCAATCTTCGATGCCTTTGATGCCATTGAGAAAAAGAATCCGCGAGTGATCTTACTGGACCCTGCTGGACGGACTTTTGACCAAGCCTATGCTGAAGAATTAGCTCAGGAAGAAGAATTGATCTTTATCTGTGGCCATTATGAGGGCTACGATGAGCGGATCAAGACCTTGGTAACGGATGAGATTTCGCTGGGGGATTATGTCCTGACAGGTGGGGAACTTGCTGCTATGACCATGATTGATGCGACAGTCCGCTTGATTCCAGAAGTGATTGGAAAAGAGTCCAGTCACCAGGATGACAGTTTCTCGTCTGGTCTTCTGGAATATCCTCAATACACACGGCCTTATGAATACAGAGGAATGACAGTTCCCGATGTCCTCATGAGTGGCCACCATGAAAATATCCGTCAATGGCGTCTCTATCAGAGTTTGAAAAAGACCTTAGAACGTCGTCCAGACTTGCTAGAAAACTATGAGTTGACAGCAGAAGAAGAAAAATTGTTGGAACAAATTAAACAAGAAGATTAA
- the rpsP gene encoding 30S ribosomal protein S16 codes for MAVKIRLTRMGSKKKPYYRINVADSRSPRDGRFIETVGTYNPLVEENQVTLKEDRVLAWLADGAQPSDTVRNILSKAGVMKKFHDSKFSK; via the coding sequence ATGGCAGTTAAAATTCGTTTGACTCGTATGGGTTCTAAGAAAAAACCTTACTACCGTATCAACGTAGCAGATTCACGTTCACCACGTGATGGACGTTTCATCGAAACAGTTGGAACTTACAATCCACTTGTTGAAGAAAACCAAGTAACTTTGAAAGAAGATCGCGTTCTTGCATGGTTGGCTGACGGAGCTCAACCTTCAGATACAGTTCGCAACATCCTTTCAAAAGCTGGTGTGATGAAGAAATTCCACGATTCTAAATTCTCAAAATAA
- the lepA gene encoding translation elongation factor 4: MPNFEELKKRQEKIRNFSIIAHIDHGKSTLADRILEKTETVSSREMQAQLLDSMDLERERGITIKLNAIELNYTAKDGETYIFHLIDTPGHVDFTYEVSRSLAACEGAILVVDAAQGIEAQTLANVYLALDNDLEILPVINKIDLPAADPERVRTEVEDVIGLDASEAVLASAKAGIGIEEILEQIVEKVPAPTGDVEAPLQALIFDSVYDAYRGVILQVRVVNGMVKPGDKIQLMSNGKTFDVTEVGIFTPKAVGRDFLATGDVGYIAASIKTVADTRVGDTVTLATNPASEPLHGYKQMNPMVFAGLYPIESNKYNDLREALEKLQLNDASLQFEPETSQALGFGFRCGFLGLLHMDVIQERLEREFNIDLIMTAPSVIYKVNLTDGEALDVSNPSEFPDPTKIASIEEPYVKAQIMVPQEFVGAVMELAQRKRGDFVTMDYIDENRVNVIYQIPLAEIVFDFFDKLKSSTRGYASFDYELSEYRPSKLVKMDILLNGDTVDALSFIVHKDFAYERGKLIVEKLKKIIPRQQFEVPIQAAIGHKIVARTDIKALRKNVLAKCYGGDVSRKRKLLEKQKAGKKRMKAIGSVEVPQEAFLSVLSMDEE, translated from the coding sequence ATGCCAAATTTTGAAGAATTAAAAAAACGACAAGAGAAGATTCGGAACTTCTCGATCATCGCCCATATTGACCATGGAAAGTCAACCTTGGCCGATCGAATTTTAGAAAAAACCGAAACCGTGTCTAGTAGGGAGATGCAAGCCCAACTCTTAGATAGTATGGACCTGGAACGGGAACGTGGGATTACCATTAAGCTTAATGCCATCGAGTTAAACTACACGGCTAAAGATGGGGAAACCTATATCTTCCACTTGATTGACACACCAGGACACGTGGACTTTACCTATGAGGTTTCGCGTTCACTTGCTGCCTGTGAGGGTGCCATTCTCGTGGTGGATGCCGCTCAAGGGATTGAAGCCCAGACCCTAGCCAATGTCTACTTAGCGCTGGACAATGATTTGGAAATCCTGCCAGTTATCAATAAAATCGACTTGCCAGCTGCAGATCCAGAACGTGTGCGCACAGAAGTAGAAGATGTCATCGGTCTGGATGCTAGTGAGGCTGTCCTAGCCTCTGCCAAGGCTGGTATCGGGATTGAAGAGATTTTGGAGCAGATCGTTGAGAAAGTTCCAGCTCCGACTGGTGATGTTGAAGCGCCGCTTCAAGCCTTGATCTTTGACTCCGTCTATGACGCCTATCGTGGGGTAATCCTTCAGGTCCGAGTGGTCAATGGAATGGTTAAACCAGGCGATAAGATCCAGCTCATGAGCAATGGCAAGACCTTTGATGTCACAGAAGTTGGGATCTTTACTCCTAAAGCAGTCGGCCGTGATTTCCTTGCGACGGGAGATGTTGGCTATATTGCGGCCTCTATCAAGACTGTTGCGGATACCCGTGTCGGGGATACGGTGACTCTAGCGACTAATCCGGCAAGTGAGCCCCTACATGGATACAAGCAAATGAACCCAATGGTCTTTGCCGGTCTTTACCCAATCGAATCTAACAAATACAATGATCTTCGGGAAGCTTTGGAAAAATTGCAATTGAATGACGCTAGTCTTCAATTTGAACCAGAAACTTCTCAAGCCCTTGGTTTTGGTTTCCGTTGTGGTTTCTTGGGTCTCCTTCATATGGACGTTATCCAGGAGCGCTTGGAGCGTGAGTTCAACATTGACTTGATCATGACAGCACCGTCTGTTATCTACAAGGTCAATTTGACAGATGGAGAAGCACTGGATGTCTCAAACCCTTCTGAGTTTCCAGATCCAACCAAGATCGCTTCGATCGAAGAACCGTATGTCAAAGCACAAATCATGGTGCCACAAGAGTTTGTCGGTGCTGTGATGGAATTGGCCCAACGCAAACGTGGGGACTTTGTGACCATGGACTACATCGATGAAAATCGGGTTAATGTCATCTATCAAATCCCACTAGCGGAAATTGTCTTTGATTTCTTTGATAAATTGAAATCCTCTACTCGTGGCTATGCAAGCTTTGATTACGAGTTGTCTGAATACCGTCCTTCTAAATTGGTTAAAATGGATATCCTTCTCAATGGCGATACCGTCGATGCCCTCAGCTTTATCGTTCACAAGGACTTTGCCTATGAACGTGGTAAGTTGATTGTTGAGAAACTCAAGAAGATTATCCCTCGTCAACAGTTTGAAGTGCCTATCCAAGCAGCGATCGGTCATAAGATCGTAGCCCGTACAGATATCAAGGCCCTTCGTAAGAACGTCTTGGCCAAGTGTTATGGTGGGGACGTCTCACGGAAACGCAAGCTTCTTGAAAAACAAAAAGCTGGTAAGAAACGGATGAAAGCGATTGGATCTGTAGAAGTACCACAGGAAGCCTTCTTATCTGTCTTGTCAATGGATGAAGAATAA
- a CDS encoding MazG nucleotide pyrophosphohydrolase domain-containing protein: MKEVTIGQLQAYLQEHYQNTRTEEGLFIKLVEEVGEVAEVLNGRSGRKAGVQDSNEELAKELADIIHYTVAIAAINEIDLTKTIFEKDKTAAVKYQHERDLEQFLADKSI, from the coding sequence ATGAAAGAAGTGACCATTGGCCAATTACAAGCCTATTTACAAGAACATTACCAGAATACTCGGACAGAAGAAGGACTATTTATCAAGCTGGTTGAAGAGGTTGGGGAAGTAGCCGAGGTCTTAAATGGACGTTCTGGACGGAAAGCGGGTGTCCAGGATTCAAATGAGGAATTGGCTAAAGAACTGGCTGATATCATTCACTACACGGTTGCTATCGCGGCCATCAATGAGATTGACCTTACTAAAACTATCTTTGAAAAAGATAAAACAGCAGCCGTAAAATACCAGCACGAACGGGATTTGGAGCAGTTTTTAGCAGATAAGTCCATTTGA